The following are encoded together in the Salvia hispanica cultivar TCC Black 2014 chromosome 6, UniMelb_Shisp_WGS_1.0, whole genome shotgun sequence genome:
- the LOC125192606 gene encoding leucine-rich repeat protein 1-like translates to MAAFHCFLSLILLSLSPALSTNSEGNALYALRSRLSDPTNVLQSWDPTLVNPCTWFHVTCDSDNHVVRLDLGNSKISGSLGPELGQLKHLKYLELYKNNIVGEIPKELGNLGNLISMDLYGNKFEGEIPKSFADLKSLRFLRLNDNKLTGSIPRELTTLSDLKVFDISNNDICGTIPVDGPFGSFPMESFANNRLNGPELKGLAPYDFGC, encoded by the exons atggcTGCTTTTCACTGTTTCCTCTCTCTCAtcctcctctccctctctcccgCGCTCTCCACCAACTCTGAAG GAAACGCGCTTTATGCTTTGAGAAGCAGGCTTTCTGACCCCACAAACGTTCTTCAAAGCTGGGATCCAACTCTTGTCAATCCTTGCACCTGGTTTCATGTCACCTGCGATTCCGACAACCACGTTGTCCGCTT GGACTTGGGAAATTCCAAGATTTCTGGGAGTTTGGGACCTGAGCTAGGTCAACTCAAGCACCTGAAATATCT TGAACTGTACAAAAACAACATAGTAGGGGAAATCCCCAAGGAGTTGGGAAATTTGGGAAATCTCATAAGCATGGACCTCTATGGGAATAAATTTGAAGGGGAGATACCAAAGTCCTTTGCTGACTTGAAGTCTCTCCGATTCTT ACGGCTGAATGATAACAAGCTTACAGGATCAATACCGCGGGAACTCACCACTCTGTCTGACCTTAAAGTTTT TGATATCTCGAATAATGATATTTGCGGAACAATCCCGGTTGATGGCCCTTTTGGAAGTTTTCCAATGGAAAG CTTTGCTAACAACAGACTCAACGGCCCCGAGTTGAAAGGATTGGCGCCTTATGACTTCGGATGCTAA